From Microbacterium invictum, the proteins below share one genomic window:
- a CDS encoding hotdog fold thioesterase — MTTDLSPADIDGIAWANQRGNGALADRMGFEWVELTRERAVATMPVEGNTQPVGLMHGGAFVVLGESLGSMHANYHAGEGRLAVGVDINATHTRSATSGRVTGVCTPVHLGRSMTVHEIVVSDDQGRRCSTIRITNMIKDMPQR, encoded by the coding sequence ATGACCACTGACCTCTCCCCCGCAGACATCGACGGAATCGCCTGGGCGAACCAGCGCGGCAACGGCGCGCTCGCCGACCGGATGGGGTTCGAATGGGTCGAGCTCACCCGGGAGCGGGCCGTGGCGACCATGCCCGTGGAGGGCAACACGCAGCCGGTGGGCCTCATGCACGGGGGCGCGTTCGTCGTTCTCGGGGAGTCGCTCGGATCGATGCACGCGAACTATCACGCCGGCGAGGGCCGGCTGGCGGTGGGGGTCGACATCAACGCGACCCATACGCGTTCGGCCACGAGCGGCCGGGTGACCGGCGTCTGCACACCGGTGCACCTGGGGCGCAGCATGACCGTGCACGAGATCGTCGTCTCCGACGATCAGGGCCGCCGGTGCTCGACGATCCGGATCACCAACATGATCAAGGACATGCCGCAGCGCTGA
- a CDS encoding ANTAR domain-containing response regulator, translating to MTEQEQNPVSTATAPRRVVVAEDESLIRLDIVEILRDNGFDVVGEAGDGETAVQLATELRPDLVIMDVKMPVLDGISAAEKLSKNHIAPVVLLTAFSQKELVERATEAGALAYVVKPFTPNDLLPAIEIALARYEQIITLEAEVADMVERFETRKLVDRAKGLLNEKMGLSEPEAFRWIQKASMDRRLTMQDVAKAIIEQLSPKKG from the coding sequence GTGACTGAGCAGGAACAGAACCCGGTGTCCACGGCGACCGCCCCCCGACGCGTTGTCGTCGCCGAGGACGAATCGCTCATCCGCCTCGACATCGTCGAGATCCTCCGCGACAACGGATTCGACGTCGTCGGCGAGGCCGGTGATGGTGAGACGGCCGTCCAGCTGGCCACCGAGCTGCGCCCGGATCTGGTGATCATGGATGTGAAGATGCCCGTCCTCGACGGCATCAGCGCGGCAGAGAAGCTCAGCAAGAACCACATCGCCCCCGTCGTGCTGCTGACCGCGTTCAGCCAGAAAGAGCTCGTCGAGCGCGCGACCGAAGCCGGCGCCCTCGCGTACGTCGTCAAGCCGTTCACCCCGAACGACCTGCTGCCGGCGATCGAGATCGCCCTGGCCCGGTACGAGCAGATCATCACGCTCGAGGCCGAGGTCGCCGACATGGTCGAGCGCTTCGAGACCCGCAAGCTGGTCGACCGTGCCAAGGGCCTGCTGAACGAGAAGATGGGCCTGAGCGAGCCCGAGGCGTTCCGGTGGATCCAGAAGGCGTCGATGGACCGCCGCCTCACCATGCAGGACGTCGCCAAGGCGATCATCGAGCAGCTCTCGCCCAAGAAGGGCTGA
- a CDS encoding SHOCT domain-containing protein — MIGDLFWFTLTAIYFVSYIFVLFFIIFDLFRDDSVSGWGKAAWIVALLIATILTAIVYLIARGSGMAARANPGRARAPEEDSYRPVASSTPAADIATAKELLDAGTISQGEFDALKSKALGNQYFGA; from the coding sequence GTGATCGGCGATCTCTTCTGGTTCACACTGACGGCGATCTACTTCGTCTCATACATCTTCGTGCTGTTCTTCATCATCTTCGATCTGTTCCGGGACGACTCGGTGAGCGGCTGGGGGAAGGCGGCGTGGATCGTCGCGCTGCTGATCGCGACCATCCTGACCGCGATCGTGTACCTCATCGCGCGGGGCAGCGGCATGGCCGCCCGTGCCAATCCGGGGCGCGCACGAGCCCCGGAGGAAGACTCCTACCGGCCCGTCGCGTCGTCGACGCCTGCCGCGGACATCGCGACGGCGAAGGAGCTGCTGGATGCCGGCACGATCAGCCAGGGCGAATTCGACGCGCTCAAGAGCAAGGCGCTGGGAAACCAGTACTTCGGCGCCTGA
- a CDS encoding LLM class flavin-dependent oxidoreductase, translating to MATVQLGLDTFGDIAFDEDGRPLTAAQTIRHVVEQAVLADDVGLHFFGIGEHHRPDFAVSSPEIVLAAAAARTHRIRLGTAVTVLSSDDPVRVFERFATLDAVSHGRAEVILGRGSFIESFPLFGYDLSDYEALFEEKLDLFSQLMLEKPVTWQGTTRAPLEDADVHPKTEKGLTAWVGVGGSPDSVVRTARYGYGLMLAIIGGGPARFRPFVDLFHRSLATFGRDRLPVGVHSPGHVADTDEQAWEELFPALKANRDAIGAERGWAPYNRLQFQNDVGPDGAVFAGSPERVARKIADSVRVLGADRFDLKFSHGPLSHAKMMRSIELYGTKVTPLVAEILSQA from the coding sequence ATGGCTACCGTGCAGTTGGGTCTCGACACGTTCGGCGACATCGCGTTCGACGAGGACGGAAGGCCGCTCACCGCCGCCCAGACCATCCGCCACGTCGTCGAGCAGGCCGTCCTCGCCGACGACGTCGGCCTCCACTTCTTCGGCATCGGCGAGCACCACCGCCCCGACTTCGCTGTCTCCAGCCCCGAGATCGTGCTCGCGGCGGCCGCGGCGCGCACCCACCGCATCCGGTTGGGGACGGCGGTCACCGTGCTGTCCAGCGACGATCCGGTGCGCGTGTTCGAGCGTTTCGCTACCCTCGATGCGGTGTCGCACGGTCGCGCCGAGGTGATCCTCGGCCGCGGGTCGTTCATCGAGTCGTTCCCCCTGTTCGGGTACGACCTCTCCGACTACGAGGCGCTGTTCGAGGAGAAGCTCGACCTGTTCTCGCAGCTGATGCTCGAGAAGCCCGTGACGTGGCAGGGCACGACGCGGGCGCCGCTCGAGGATGCCGACGTGCACCCCAAGACCGAGAAGGGCCTCACCGCGTGGGTCGGCGTCGGCGGCAGCCCCGACTCGGTCGTGCGCACCGCCCGCTACGGGTACGGGCTCATGCTCGCGATCATCGGCGGGGGTCCGGCCCGGTTCCGCCCGTTCGTCGACCTGTTCCACCGCTCGCTCGCGACGTTCGGCCGCGACCGCCTGCCGGTCGGCGTGCATTCCCCGGGTCACGTCGCAGACACCGACGAACAGGCGTGGGAGGAGCTGTTTCCGGCGCTGAAGGCCAACCGCGACGCGATCGGGGCCGAGCGCGGCTGGGCGCCCTACAACCGGCTGCAGTTCCAGAACGACGTCGGCCCCGACGGCGCGGTGTTCGCCGGCTCGCCCGAGCGCGTGGCACGCAAGATCGCCGACTCCGTGAGGGTCCTCGGCGCCGACCGGTTCGACCTGAAGTTCTCGCACGGGCCGCTCTCGCACGCGAAGATGATGCGGTCGATCGAGCTCTACGGCACGAAAGTGACGCCGCTGGTCGCCGAGATACTGTCACAGGCGTGA
- the polA gene encoding DNA polymerase I, which translates to MTDSAKPTLLIVDGHSLAYRAFFALPVDNFSTKDGQHTNGIYGFLSMFVNLVKAEQPTHLAVAFDTSRHSFRTDQYPEYKANRSESPAEFKGQIPLLQDCLAAMNVTVLTKEGVEADDILATLATQGVEQGFNVLVCSGDRDTIQLVTDDVTLLYPSVQGVSQLKRYTPDAVVEKYGLPPANYPDIAALVGETSDNLPGVPKVGEKTAVKWLTQFGSLDELLTRADEIKGVVGGNLREHLDTVRRNRSLNALLRDVELDAAPADLGTQPIDAVAVRDIFARLEFRTLLPRVFEAMGGDPADAAPAEPAVAAPAPVEADAAGLTAWLAAHTAHPEFGVTVTVEGGLPARVGLATLESAVEATWSPDVADALRPWLESDTPKVFTDAKTQVKALRRADVVLSGLACDTLLAGWLLRPSLPDKNLADLVYRFLDEKLPEADPTQLVPETEGATPAQLAWYTLRVTAALRDELPASVASVLTDIELPTLGTLAAMELAGVAVSHEKLSSFSTELGTRADGIAQEAYATIGREVNLGSPKQLQEVLFEQLELPKTRKTKTGYSTDAGALADLQESHPHPFLDLLLQHREATKLRQIIESLDTAIGGDGRIRTTYVQTGSQTGRLSSTDPNLQNIPIRNEESRRIRAAFEVGAGYETLLTADYSQIEMRIMAHLSGDEGLIEAFNSGEDLHRFVGARVFGVEPSDVTPAMRTKVKAMSYGLVYGLSAFGLSKQLRIEQAEAKQLMMEYFARFGAVRDYLRSSVEQARIDGYTETIFGRRRPFPDLTSPNRVLRENAERAALNAPIQGSAADIMKIALFRIHDELASADLASRVLLQIHDELVVEVAPGEWDAVAEIVSARMGDAAELTVPLDVQLGRGDNWDDAGH; encoded by the coding sequence GTGACGGACTCCGCAAAGCCTACCCTTCTGATCGTCGACGGCCATTCGCTCGCATACCGGGCGTTCTTCGCGTTGCCGGTCGACAACTTCTCGACCAAGGACGGGCAGCACACCAACGGCATCTACGGGTTCCTGTCGATGTTCGTGAACCTCGTCAAGGCCGAGCAGCCGACCCATCTCGCCGTCGCGTTCGACACGTCGCGCCACTCGTTCCGCACCGACCAGTACCCCGAGTACAAAGCCAACCGCAGTGAGTCCCCGGCCGAATTCAAGGGGCAGATCCCGCTGCTGCAGGACTGCCTCGCGGCGATGAACGTCACGGTGCTGACCAAGGAAGGCGTCGAGGCCGACGACATCCTCGCGACGCTGGCCACCCAGGGCGTGGAGCAGGGCTTCAACGTGCTCGTGTGCTCGGGCGACCGCGACACGATCCAGCTCGTCACCGACGACGTCACGCTGCTGTACCCGAGCGTGCAGGGTGTGTCGCAGCTCAAACGCTATACGCCCGACGCGGTCGTCGAGAAGTACGGCCTGCCGCCGGCGAACTACCCTGACATCGCCGCCCTCGTGGGCGAGACCAGCGACAACCTGCCCGGCGTGCCGAAGGTCGGCGAGAAGACGGCCGTCAAGTGGCTCACCCAGTTCGGGTCGCTGGACGAGCTGCTCACGCGCGCCGACGAGATCAAGGGCGTCGTGGGCGGCAACCTGCGCGAGCACCTCGACACCGTGCGCCGCAACCGGTCGCTGAACGCCCTGCTCCGCGATGTGGAGCTCGACGCGGCGCCCGCCGACCTCGGCACGCAGCCGATCGACGCCGTCGCCGTGCGCGACATCTTCGCGCGGCTCGAGTTCCGCACCCTGCTGCCTCGCGTGTTCGAGGCGATGGGCGGCGACCCCGCCGACGCCGCGCCGGCAGAGCCTGCAGTGGCCGCCCCGGCGCCGGTCGAAGCCGACGCCGCGGGCCTCACCGCGTGGCTCGCCGCGCACACCGCGCACCCGGAGTTCGGCGTCACCGTCACCGTCGAAGGCGGCCTGCCCGCCCGCGTCGGGCTCGCAACCCTCGAATCGGCCGTCGAGGCGACATGGTCGCCCGATGTCGCCGATGCGCTGCGACCGTGGCTTGAGAGCGACACCCCCAAGGTCTTCACCGACGCCAAGACCCAGGTCAAGGCGCTGCGTCGCGCCGATGTCGTCCTCAGCGGACTCGCGTGCGACACCCTGCTGGCGGGGTGGCTGCTGCGCCCCAGCCTGCCCGACAAGAACCTCGCCGACCTGGTGTACCGCTTCCTCGACGAGAAGCTGCCCGAAGCCGACCCGACGCAACTCGTTCCCGAGACCGAAGGCGCCACGCCCGCGCAGCTGGCCTGGTACACGCTCCGGGTCACCGCGGCGCTCCGCGACGAGCTGCCGGCATCGGTGGCATCCGTCCTCACCGACATCGAGCTGCCGACCCTCGGCACTCTCGCCGCGATGGAGCTCGCCGGTGTGGCGGTCTCGCACGAGAAGCTGTCGTCCTTCTCGACCGAGCTGGGCACCCGCGCCGACGGCATCGCGCAGGAGGCGTATGCGACGATCGGCCGCGAGGTGAACCTCGGGTCGCCCAAGCAGCTGCAGGAGGTGCTGTTCGAGCAGCTCGAGCTGCCCAAGACCCGCAAGACCAAGACGGGGTACTCGACAGATGCCGGCGCCCTCGCCGATCTGCAGGAATCGCACCCGCACCCGTTCCTCGACCTGCTGCTGCAGCACCGCGAGGCGACCAAGCTGCGGCAGATCATCGAGTCGCTCGACACCGCGATCGGGGGCGACGGGCGCATCCGCACGACGTATGTGCAGACCGGCAGCCAGACCGGCCGCCTGTCGAGCACCGACCCCAACCTGCAGAACATCCCGATCCGCAACGAGGAGTCCCGGCGCATTCGCGCGGCGTTCGAGGTCGGCGCGGGCTATGAGACGCTGCTGACGGCCGACTACTCGCAGATCGAGATGCGCATCATGGCGCATCTGTCGGGCGACGAGGGACTGATCGAGGCGTTCAACTCGGGCGAGGACCTGCACCGCTTCGTCGGTGCGCGCGTGTTCGGCGTCGAGCCGTCGGATGTGACCCCGGCGATGCGCACGAAGGTCAAGGCCATGTCGTACGGGCTCGTCTACGGCCTGTCGGCGTTCGGGCTGTCCAAGCAGCTGCGCATCGAGCAGGCCGAGGCGAAGCAGCTCATGATGGAGTACTTCGCGCGGTTCGGCGCGGTGCGCGACTACCTGCGCTCCTCGGTCGAGCAGGCGCGCATCGACGGCTATACCGAGACGATCTTCGGCCGGCGCCGTCCGTTCCCCGATCTCACCAGCCCGAACCGGGTGCTGCGTGAGAACGCCGAGCGCGCGGCCCTCAACGCCCCCATTCAGGGCAGCGCGGCCGACATCATGAAGATCGCGCTGTTCCGGATCCACGACGAACTGGCATCAGCCGATCTCGCCTCGCGGGTGCTGCTGCAGATCCATGACGAGCTGGTCGTCGAGGTCGCGCCGGGGGAGTGGGATGCCGTGGCCGAGATCGTGTCGGCCCGCATGGGCGACGCCGCCGAGCTGACCGTCCCGCTCGACGTGCAGCTGGGCCGCGGCGACAACTGGGACGACGCCGGCCACTGA
- a CDS encoding phosphoribosyltransferase, with translation MALFRDRADAGRLLAAALERWRGSDAVVVGIPRGGVVVGAAVARELSLPLTAVVVRKLGAPAHEEFAVGAIADDIRLVDERAVRAEGAGAAAMRAVEERERAELRRRSELFAGGPGVAGRPVLVVDDGVATGATATVACRALRARGATEVILAVPVAPARWHPPPDAVDELVCPHQEAAFWAVGQFYADFTQTPDAEVVDLLAGDPRDRAV, from the coding sequence ATGGCTCTGTTCAGGGATCGGGCCGATGCGGGCCGCCTGCTCGCTGCCGCCCTGGAGCGCTGGCGCGGATCGGATGCCGTGGTCGTGGGCATTCCGCGCGGCGGAGTCGTCGTCGGCGCCGCCGTGGCACGCGAGCTTTCACTGCCGTTGACCGCGGTGGTCGTGCGCAAGCTCGGGGCACCCGCGCACGAGGAGTTCGCGGTCGGTGCGATCGCCGATGACATCCGGCTCGTGGACGAGCGCGCCGTCCGTGCCGAAGGCGCCGGCGCCGCGGCGATGCGGGCCGTCGAAGAGCGCGAGCGGGCCGAGCTGCGGCGCCGCAGCGAGCTGTTCGCCGGCGGGCCCGGCGTCGCCGGCCGTCCGGTGCTCGTCGTCGACGACGGCGTGGCGACCGGGGCAACGGCGACCGTCGCCTGCCGGGCGCTGCGTGCCCGCGGTGCCACCGAGGTCATCCTCGCGGTGCCGGTGGCGCCGGCCCGGTGGCATCCACCCCCCGATGCCGTCGACGAGCTCGTCTGCCCGCACCAGGAGGCGGCGTTCTGGGCGGTCGGGCAGTTTTACGCGGACTTCACCCAGACACCCGACGCGGAGGTCGTCGACCTGCTGGCCGGCGACCCCCGCGACCGGGCGGTGTGA
- a CDS encoding DUF885 domain-containing protein, translating to MTEAQRTPTSIDTIADAWVDTIAELSPGLATYIGRSEYNDRIDDLSPEGAERTAQAVRSTLAALDAAEPVDDVDRVTKADLAAELRLQLDLHDAKSHLRDVNVIASPAQELRNVFDLMPTGTVEDWSVVAKRLAAVPAALDGYVETLRKGVAEGVVPARRQVTEVATQIARYTADQGFFAEFVGGATPDEGELPASLARDLADNANAARVAYDKLAAFFTGELAPAASETDAVGRELYALHSRRFLGATIDLDETYEWGIEELARMVAEQESIANEIKPGATVEEAVAFLEADESRKLHGTTALQEWMQATSDRAVAELGKTHFDIPEPIRTLECMIAPTNEGGIYYTGPTDDFSRPGRMWWSVPEGVDSFDTWRELTTVYHEGVPGHHLQIAQSVYNRAELNSWRRLLAGSSGHAEGWALYAERLMEQLGYLDDPADRLGMLDGQRMRAARVVLDIGVHLGKPQLDGTGTWDADYALEFMLRNVNMPPEFVRFEVNRYLGWPGQAPSYKVGQRIWEQIRDEAAERAGAGFDIKQFHMRALRLGGVGLDTLRMALANG from the coding sequence ATGACAGAAGCACAGCGGACCCCCACGTCGATCGACACGATCGCCGACGCATGGGTCGACACCATCGCCGAGCTCTCACCGGGCCTGGCCACCTACATCGGGCGCTCCGAGTACAACGACCGGATCGACGACCTCTCGCCCGAGGGCGCCGAGCGCACCGCGCAGGCTGTCCGCTCCACCCTGGCCGCCCTCGACGCCGCCGAGCCGGTCGATGACGTCGACCGGGTCACCAAGGCGGACCTGGCCGCAGAGCTGCGCCTGCAGCTCGACCTCCACGACGCGAAGTCGCATCTGCGCGACGTCAATGTGATCGCCTCGCCCGCGCAGGAGCTGCGCAACGTCTTCGACCTCATGCCCACCGGCACCGTCGAGGACTGGAGCGTCGTCGCGAAGCGTCTGGCCGCAGTCCCTGCCGCACTCGACGGCTACGTCGAGACGCTGCGAAAGGGCGTCGCCGAAGGCGTGGTCCCCGCCCGCCGCCAGGTGACCGAGGTGGCCACCCAGATCGCGCGCTACACCGCTGACCAGGGCTTCTTCGCCGAGTTCGTGGGGGGAGCCACGCCCGACGAGGGTGAGCTGCCGGCGTCCCTTGCCCGCGATCTCGCCGACAATGCGAACGCCGCGCGCGTCGCCTACGACAAGCTGGCCGCGTTCTTCACCGGCGAACTGGCACCGGCCGCGAGCGAGACCGACGCCGTCGGCCGCGAGCTGTATGCGCTGCACTCCCGCCGGTTCCTGGGCGCGACGATCGACCTCGACGAGACCTACGAGTGGGGCATCGAAGAGCTCGCGCGCATGGTCGCCGAGCAGGAGTCGATCGCGAACGAGATCAAGCCCGGCGCCACGGTCGAAGAAGCCGTGGCCTTCCTCGAGGCCGACGAGTCGCGCAAGCTGCACGGCACCACGGCGCTGCAGGAGTGGATGCAGGCCACCAGCGATCGCGCCGTCGCCGAACTCGGCAAGACGCACTTCGACATCCCCGAGCCCATCCGCACGCTCGAGTGCATGATCGCCCCCACCAACGAGGGCGGCATCTACTACACCGGCCCCACAGACGACTTCTCGCGCCCCGGACGCATGTGGTGGTCGGTGCCCGAAGGGGTCGACTCGTTCGACACGTGGCGCGAGCTGACCACCGTGTATCACGAGGGCGTGCCCGGTCACCACCTGCAGATCGCCCAGTCGGTGTACAACCGCGCAGAGCTCAACTCGTGGCGCCGCCTGCTGGCCGGCTCCAGCGGTCATGCCGAGGGCTGGGCACTGTACGCCGAGCGTCTCATGGAGCAGCTGGGCTACCTCGACGACCCGGCCGACCGGCTCGGCATGCTCGACGGCCAGCGCATGCGCGCCGCCCGCGTCGTGCTCGACATCGGCGTGCACCTCGGCAAGCCGCAGCTCGACGGCACCGGAACCTGGGATGCCGACTACGCGCTGGAGTTCATGCTCCGCAACGTCAACATGCCCCCCGAGTTCGTGCGGTTCGAGGTCAACCGCTATCTCGGCTGGCCGGGCCAGGCGCCGTCGTACAAGGTCGGCCAGCGCATCTGGGAGCAGATCCGCGACGAGGCCGCCGAGCGCGCGGGCGCGGGCTTCGACATCAAGCAGTTCCACATGCGGGCGCTCCGCCTCGGCGGTGTCGGTCTCGACACGCTGCGCATGGCACTCGCAAACGGCTGA
- a CDS encoding MFS transporter yields the protein MTDVSTPSVAARLDAQPFTRGHMRILGGSGLGWALDAMDVGLISFIIAALVSEWSLTSEQASWIASAGFVGMAIGATVGGLLADRVGRRSVFALTLLVYGLATGASALVGGLVALLILRVIVGLGLGAELPVASTYVSEFAPARMRGRLIVILEAFWAVGWTASALIGYFVIPNVDDGWRWAFAIGAIPAAYALIVRWGLPESARWLDRQGRRGEAEAVVADLEASPAVGSSTRRRLAPVVVTTSPTPTAAATTGRERLAALWSSEFQVRTACLWVVWFCVNFAYYGAFIWIPTLLFSQGFDLVKSFGFTLIITLAQLPGYAVAAWLIEVWGRRVTLSVFLAGSAVSAVLFGTASGEAAIIATGMALSFFNLGAWGALYAVTPEMYPTSLRGTGSGWAAGVGRIASILAPLSVPPLIVLGGVPLVFVVFAIFFTIATGAAWGLVDRRGAALDER from the coding sequence ATGACCGACGTCTCCACGCCCTCAGTGGCCGCCCGCCTCGATGCGCAGCCGTTCACCCGCGGGCACATGCGCATCCTCGGAGGTTCGGGCCTCGGCTGGGCGCTGGATGCCATGGACGTGGGCCTGATCTCCTTCATCATCGCGGCGCTGGTGTCGGAGTGGTCGCTCACGAGCGAGCAGGCGTCGTGGATCGCGTCGGCCGGGTTCGTCGGCATGGCCATCGGAGCCACCGTCGGCGGGCTACTCGCCGACCGCGTCGGCCGCCGTTCGGTGTTCGCGCTCACGCTGCTCGTCTACGGCCTCGCGACCGGCGCGAGCGCGCTGGTCGGGGGACTGGTGGCGCTGCTCATCCTCCGCGTGATCGTCGGGCTGGGTCTGGGTGCCGAACTGCCGGTGGCGAGCACCTACGTCAGCGAGTTCGCCCCGGCGCGCATGCGCGGGCGCCTCATCGTGATCCTCGAGGCCTTCTGGGCGGTCGGGTGGACGGCATCCGCCCTCATCGGGTACTTCGTCATCCCGAATGTCGACGACGGCTGGCGCTGGGCGTTCGCGATCGGGGCGATCCCCGCGGCGTACGCGCTCATCGTGCGCTGGGGGCTGCCGGAATCCGCCCGCTGGCTCGATCGCCAGGGCAGACGCGGCGAGGCCGAAGCGGTCGTCGCCGACCTGGAGGCGTCTCCCGCGGTGGGCTCCTCGACGAGGCGCCGCCTCGCCCCGGTCGTCGTGACCACCTCGCCCACACCCACCGCCGCGGCGACCACCGGGCGCGAGCGACTCGCCGCGCTGTGGTCGTCTGAGTTCCAGGTGCGCACGGCGTGCCTGTGGGTGGTGTGGTTCTGCGTCAACTTCGCCTACTACGGCGCTTTCATCTGGATCCCGACGCTCCTGTTCAGCCAGGGTTTCGACCTCGTCAAGTCCTTCGGGTTCACGCTCATCATCACGCTCGCACAGCTGCCCGGCTATGCGGTCGCGGCCTGGCTCATCGAAGTGTGGGGGCGTCGGGTGACGCTGTCGGTGTTCCTGGCCGGCTCGGCCGTGTCGGCCGTGCTGTTCGGGACGGCGTCGGGGGAGGCGGCGATCATCGCCACGGGCATGGCCCTGTCGTTCTTCAACCTGGGCGCATGGGGCGCGCTGTACGCGGTGACCCCCGAGATGTACCCGACGTCGCTGCGGGGGACCGGCTCGGGGTGGGCGGCCGGGGTCGGTCGCATCGCCTCCATCCTCGCGCCGCTGAGCGTGCCACCGCTGATCGTGCTGGGCGGTGTTCCCCTGGTCTTCGTCGTCTTCGCGATATTCTTCACGATCGCCACCGGGGCGGCGTGGGGACTCGTCGACCGACGAGGCGCTGCGCTGGACGAACGCTGA
- the pyk gene encoding pyruvate kinase, whose product MRRAKIVATLGPATESYEMIRAIIEAGVDVTRFNLSHGSYAEHEARFANVRKAADDAGRAVAILVDLQGPKIRLGKFENGPHELAVGDVFKITTEDIAGTKEIVSTTFKGLPGDVKPGDFLLIDDGKVRVQVTGVDGPVVTTEVIVAGAVSNNKGINLPGVAVNVPALSDKDEADLRWGLRTGADIIALSFVRDASDVSRVHEIMAEEGRRVPVIAKIEKPQAVDNLEEIIDAFDGIMVARGDLGVELPLEAVPIVQKRAVELCRRMAKPVIVATQMLETMIENPVPTRAETSDVANAVLDGADAVMLSGETSVGKYPVGVVETMARIVDSTEEHGLERIAPMTARPRTQPGIITMAANEVAEFVEAKYICIFTESGDTARRMSRLRPGIPMMAFAVDPAIRRRMSLTWGIQSTLVEHVAHTDLMFIQVDKFFLDNGLATEGDKVVVISGSPPGIIGSTNDIRIHKLGDAVNGNAPIYQERS is encoded by the coding sequence GTGAGACGCGCGAAGATCGTCGCCACCCTCGGACCCGCCACGGAGTCCTATGAGATGATCCGGGCGATCATCGAGGCCGGCGTCGATGTCACCCGCTTCAACCTGAGCCATGGCTCGTACGCCGAGCACGAAGCCCGCTTCGCGAATGTGCGCAAGGCGGCCGACGACGCCGGACGCGCCGTCGCCATCCTCGTCGACCTGCAGGGGCCGAAGATCCGCCTCGGCAAGTTCGAGAACGGCCCGCACGAGCTCGCCGTGGGCGATGTCTTCAAGATCACCACGGAGGACATCGCAGGCACCAAGGAGATCGTCTCGACGACCTTCAAGGGTCTTCCCGGCGACGTCAAGCCCGGTGATTTCCTGCTGATCGACGACGGCAAGGTCCGCGTGCAGGTTACCGGTGTCGACGGCCCGGTCGTGACCACCGAGGTCATCGTCGCCGGCGCGGTGTCGAACAACAAGGGCATCAACCTGCCCGGCGTCGCCGTCAACGTCCCCGCGCTGTCGGACAAGGACGAGGCCGACCTGCGCTGGGGCCTGAGGACGGGCGCCGACATCATCGCGCTCTCGTTCGTGCGCGACGCCTCAGACGTCAGTCGTGTGCACGAGATCATGGCCGAAGAGGGACGCAGGGTCCCCGTCATCGCCAAGATCGAGAAGCCGCAGGCCGTCGACAATCTCGAGGAGATCATCGATGCGTTCGACGGCATCATGGTCGCCCGCGGCGACCTCGGCGTCGAACTGCCGCTGGAAGCCGTGCCGATCGTGCAGAAGCGCGCGGTGGAGCTGTGCCGCCGCATGGCCAAGCCGGTGATCGTGGCCACCCAGATGCTCGAGACGATGATCGAGAACCCGGTTCCCACCCGCGCCGAGACCAGCGACGTCGCCAACGCCGTGCTCGACGGGGCCGACGCGGTCATGCTGTCGGGGGAGACGAGCGTCGGCAAGTACCCGGTCGGCGTGGTCGAGACCATGGCCCGCATCGTCGACTCGACCGAGGAGCACGGGCTCGAGCGCATCGCCCCGATGACCGCGCGTCCGCGCACGCAGCCGGGCATCATCACGATGGCCGCCAACGAGGTCGCCGAGTTCGTCGAGGCGAAGTACATCTGCATCTTCACCGAATCGGGTGACACCGCGCGTCGCATGTCGCGCCTGCGCCCCGGCATCCCGATGATGGCGTTCGCGGTCGACCCGGCGATCCGCCGCCGCATGTCGCTCACGTGGGGCATCCAGTCGACCCTCGTCGAACACGTCGCCCACACCGACCTGATGTTCATCCAGGTGGACAAGTTCTTCCTCGACAACGGACTGGCCACCGAGGGGGACAAAGTCGTCGTGATCTCGGGATCCCCTCCCGGAATCATCGGATCGACCAACGACATCCGCATCCACAAGCTCGGCGATGCGGTCAACGGCAACGCGCCGATCTACCAGGAACGCAGTTAG